The Solibacillus sp. FSL R7-0668 genome includes the window GAAACCTGTGCTGATTATTTCACCACTTTTATCATTAATGCAAGATCAAGTGGACCAGCTCAAGCAGCGCGGAGAAAAGCGAGTGGTAGCGCTGAATTCGTTTTTGTCACCGGAGCAAAAACAATATGCCTTGCATTTTTTACATGAGTATCGCTTTATTTTTGTATCACCTGAGATGCTGCTTCAGCCACAGGTGAAAGCGCGGATTGAGCAAATGGAATTATCCTTAATGGTCGCAGATGAGGCGCATTGTATTTCGCAATGGGGCTTTGATTTTCGTCCTGATTATTTGCGCATCGGTGAGGTGTTCGCGCAAACGAATCGTCCACCGATTTTAGCATTGTCTGCAACGGCGACAGATACCGTTATGGAAGATATACAGCGTTATCTAAATATGCGTGGGCCATTATGCTATATGCATTCGGTCAATCGTGAAAATATATACTTGATGAAAAAGGGATTTACGAATAAGGAGCAAAAAATCGAGTGGATTGTAGACCATGTTTCGAACACAGCGGGACCAGGGATTATCTATACACAATCTCGTGCCAAAAGTGAGGCTATCAGCTTACAGTTACTTGAAAAAAATATTGCGGCAGCAGCGTACCATGCCGGGAAGGATGCACAGGATCGTCAATTTATTCAACAGCAATTTTTAACAGATAAGCTAGAGTGGATTGTCGCGACTAATGCGTTTGGAATGGGTGTGCATAAAGACAATGTTCGACAAATTATTCATGAAACGATGCCAGCTACTTTATCAAACTATATGCAGGAAATTGGTCGTGCTGGTCGAGATGGGCTGGACGCAGTTGCGTTTTTACTATATGCAGAGGGGGATGAGAAGTTTGCGAAATTTATTGCAACGGAGGATTTACCAAAGGAAGTACATATCGACCGATTCATGCAAGTCATCGCAAATGGGGAGCAGCCTAATGCACTACTGACACGCGGAGAGTTAACGGAGGTGTCGTTTCGTGTTTTAAATTACTGGCTACAGCAGGAGTCACCGGAACAAGTAAAAAAGCGTATGCAGGAGATGCAATTGAAAAAGTTTGCGGAAGTGAATCTTGTTTTAAAGCTAATCGAACAGACAGATTGTATGCGTGAGCAAGTGGTGCGCTATTTTGGACAGCAATTAGCGCAAAAGCAACAAAACTGTTGTAGCAATTGTGGGCTTGATATTACCCCATTTATGAAGCCTCGCGCGGAGCAACAGCAAACACAAATGACTACTTGGCAACAACGTTTACAGCAAATCTTGCTACGAAACTAGTAATCTTAGCACGAACCGTTTACTTTTTTGTAGAAATTCGTCATAATATATGTAAATGTTTTAGTAGTTGGAGGGTTGATAGACCATGACAAAAGAAGATTATCGTGAGAAGGTTGAGGAGCATCGTCAAGAGATTGATTTACATAACGAGCCGGATGCGAAATTGTCACGAGCTAGCCGACATCAAAAAAAAGGTAAGAAGAAACAATCGAATCCAATTATGACACTATTAGTTGTTGTTTTAATTTTTATTCCATTGAGCATTTTAGGATATGTATGGTTTGTTTATGAGCCAAGTGCTTCAAAACCAGAAGAGGTAGATGCGAATGAAAAAAATGATGATGTTGTCGTAGAATTTGTAAAACCAGATCAGGATTCAACAAAGGGCGCTGCTGATGACAAAGATGAAGAAGAAAAAGTGGATGATGTTAAAGATAAATCCACAGATGCTGATAAAAATGCAGATTTAGAAAAAGAGCGCTTAGCCGCTGAAGCAGCAAAAAAAGCTGAAGAGAAAGAAGCAGAGGAAGCGAAAAAAGCAGAAGAGGCTCAAAAAGTTGCGGCACAAAAAGCGAAAGAGCTAGAAGAAAAGAAAAAAGCTGAAGAAGCAGCAAAAGCACAGCAAAAAACTCATACTGTTCAATCTACGGATAATTTATATCGTATCGCCATAAAATACTATGGAGACGGTAGCCCAGCAAATATCGAAAAAATTAAAGCGGCCAATAATTTATCATCGGACAGTATTTCAACAGGTCAGGTATTAGTAATTATTCCGTAATGTTTACATTCTTTATAGCTGTATAGCAAGATGGCAAAAGACGAATCGTGACTAACGCTCGTCTTTTTCTTTTGATTGGAGGTTGGTATATGGGTGTGATTACCATCATTGCGCTCGCCTGCATAGTGCTCGCTTTGCATATGTGGAAGCAAGC containing:
- a CDS encoding RecQ family ATP-dependent DNA helicase; this encodes MKLEATLHQLFGYETFRPGQREIIEALVEGQDVLAILPTGMGKSLCYQLPGYLFSKPVLIISPLLSLMQDQVDQLKQRGEKRVVALNSFLSPEQKQYALHFLHEYRFIFVSPEMLLQPQVKARIEQMELSLMVADEAHCISQWGFDFRPDYLRIGEVFAQTNRPPILALSATATDTVMEDIQRYLNMRGPLCYMHSVNRENIYLMKKGFTNKEQKIEWIVDHVSNTAGPGIIYTQSRAKSEAISLQLLEKNIAAAAYHAGKDAQDRQFIQQQFLTDKLEWIVATNAFGMGVHKDNVRQIIHETMPATLSNYMQEIGRAGRDGLDAVAFLLYAEGDEKFAKFIATEDLPKEVHIDRFMQVIANGEQPNALLTRGELTEVSFRVLNYWLQQESPEQVKKRMQEMQLKKFAEVNLVLKLIEQTDCMREQVVRYFGQQLAQKQQNCCSNCGLDITPFMKPRAEQQQTQMTTWQQRLQQILLRN
- a CDS encoding LysM peptidoglycan-binding domain-containing protein, with amino-acid sequence MTKEDYREKVEEHRQEIDLHNEPDAKLSRASRHQKKGKKKQSNPIMTLLVVVLIFIPLSILGYVWFVYEPSASKPEEVDANEKNDDVVVEFVKPDQDSTKGAADDKDEEEKVDDVKDKSTDADKNADLEKERLAAEAAKKAEEKEAEEAKKAEEAQKVAAQKAKELEEKKKAEEAAKAQQKTHTVQSTDNLYRIAIKYYGDGSPANIEKIKAANNLSSDSISTGQVLVIIP